From Alteromonas australica, one genomic window encodes:
- a CDS encoding 5-oxoprolinase subunit PxpA, translated as MKLNCDLGESFGAWTMPVDDEIMSIIDQANVACGFHAGDPIVMKQALTLAKQHGVEIGAHPSYPDLQGFGRRSLAMASDELVACVQYQVCALLGMAEVVGAQVTYVKPHGALYNDMMQNTSILRSVMEAVSGVSKNVPLALMIQATPDNFSRQTVADEFGIRLRFEAFADRQYTDDGFLKSRQEPGAVLSEQEALNQAKQLLSEGRVTSVSNRSLLLNADSLCVHGDTPGAVVIARQIKALQVKQSG; from the coding sequence ATGAAGTTAAATTGCGATTTAGGTGAAAGTTTCGGGGCTTGGACAATGCCAGTAGACGACGAGATTATGTCTATTATTGATCAAGCCAATGTGGCCTGTGGGTTTCATGCGGGCGATCCTATAGTGATGAAACAAGCGCTAACCCTCGCAAAACAACATGGTGTGGAAATTGGGGCGCATCCCTCGTACCCCGATCTACAAGGCTTTGGTCGTCGTAGCTTAGCCATGGCAAGCGACGAGCTTGTGGCGTGCGTTCAATATCAGGTATGCGCGCTACTAGGCATGGCGGAGGTAGTAGGGGCACAGGTAACTTACGTTAAGCCCCACGGAGCCCTTTACAACGATATGATGCAAAACACATCAATATTGCGCAGCGTCATGGAAGCCGTCTCGGGGGTGTCTAAAAACGTGCCACTAGCGTTAATGATTCAGGCTACCCCAGATAATTTCTCCCGTCAGACCGTCGCTGATGAGTTTGGTATAAGGTTACGTTTTGAAGCGTTTGCAGATAGACAATATACCGACGACGGCTTTTTGAAATCTCGACAGGAACCTGGCGCTGTATTGAGTGAGCAAGAAGCATTAAACCAAGCAAAGCAATTATTAAGCGAGGGAAGGGTAACCTCGGTGTCTAACCGCTCCTTATTATTAAATGCAGATTCACTGTGTGTGCATGGTGATACACCGGGGGCGGTGGTCATTGCTAGGCAAATAAAAGCTTTACAGGTTAAGCAGAGTGGATAA